In Acidisarcina polymorpha, the DNA window ATCAGCGCGTACAACTCGCTGTGAGCGGCGCATGGATCAATTCATCCGATGAGATTTGGCCTCGATGGAATTCAATGATGGAAGAGTTTGGTTTCCGCAGCGGCAGACGCGCTGCTTTGTAATGTGAATGGGTTAGTCAGCGTAGTTATACCCTATCTAATGTAAGTCTCGGGAGTGGGCGGTAATCCAGGTCTTTTCGACAATACTGTTCCACCCTCATCAACTTGTGTTATGGATTTTCTAACTTCAGCTGAGGATGCTCTGGGATACATTGTTGCTGGCCGGTTTGAATGGCGTTGAGCTTTCTCCTTGCCCCCGGAGCGTCCGGGCTGTATTGCAAGACTGTGGTCCATACACTTATCGCGCGGCTTTTCTCCCCCAGCAGGCATTCGATGGTAGCTAGATTTTGCCCCAGGGCGAGTACGTCTTGATTGCGCTCGAATGCCGGGCGCCATAGAGATGCGGCCGCGGCAAGGTCGCCGGACTTGGCCAGCAGAGTACCGAGGTTGGTGGTTGAAGGGAGTGAATCGGGGTCTTGCTTCAAGACATGCCGGTAGAGGCTCGTGGCGCGGCTGCTGTCGCCGTCCGATTCGGCAAGAATGGCAAGCGCCTGCAGAACGGCGGGATCGTCGGGCGACGCCTGGGCGGCCGCGGTAAGCAGCGCCAGGGCGCGCTTCTTCTCTGCCGGATTTCCGTTTACGGTGAGATCGTAGTAGGCGAGGGCAACGTTACGGGGGCTTGTGCCGGCGGGCAGGATTGGCACGAGTTCTCTGGGACGATCGTCAAAAGAGCTGAGTAAGTTGTCTTGACCAGGCTGGCGGCGGATGCGGTGATCCGTCCAGGCGACATGGGCGATGTTCTGGGCGCTGGTTTTGGGCATGTGGCAGCTGGTGCAGTCCCGCCGATCGGGGAAGTGGGTGCTCGCATATCTGGCCGCCGTATGACAGGTCAGACACTTTGCGCGGTAGTAATCAACGCGCTCGGCTGGAGCCGGTGAGCGATGGGGGTCATGGCAGTTCATACAAGACATGGCCGAGCCACTGGCCTGTTTGCATTTGCTGGAGGTGAATTGCTCGATCTCGCTGACGCCGCGCTCGGTCGTATTCTCCCGCTCGTATGCGAAGTAGGAGATGTAATCGGCGATGTCCTGGCCTGGCTGGTAGTCGAGAGCCGAGCGGCCGCGGTGCTGGACGTTGGTCGCGCCCTCCAGATGACAAGCGATGCAGATGGAATCGCGCTTTTCTGCTTCGAGCTTGATGGGGTTGACGACGGCAGCTACTCCACTGGTCGCCACGTGTCGGGTGCTATCGCCGTGGCAGCTTTCGCAAGTGATGCCGGTGTGGAGGAAGGGCAAACCTCGATAGCGATTTTCAGTACCGGGGTCGACGGGTTGAGCCGCGCTCATGTGGCAGCGCAGGCAGCCAGAGTCGACGGGGAGGGCGTCGGGAAGACGGGTGACTCTCTCGAGGCCAGGCTTCATGGCATAACTGTCGGTAGCCGGGTAGTAGGCGACCGGGGACTCCAGCAGATACTGATTCTTTGAGTAGAGATAGGTAATCCCCAGATGACCCGACCCGAGAAAGTATTCGAGTTGCTCGCGGCCATTGAGGCCATCGCTGCCGGGTTTTCGATAGCTTAGCCAGGCGGAGTGTCCGTCGCTTGAGACCTGGTACTCGACCGCGGAAGGTGAGTGCAGGAAGACACCGGGGATGAGGCGTTCGCCGGCCAAACCGCTGGCGTTGGCCATGGGCGTCGTAAGGTAGCTGCGAAAGATCGACTGATGACATCTGCCGCAGGCGGCGTCCGCCTCACGCACCGGCGTGGCGCTCTGGCTGGCTGCTTGCGCGCCCGGCAGGAGGGCCCGAAAGAGCAAGGGCAGGAGACAGATTGCGAGCCGGCATTGGTCCACGGAGACGCCCTGCATGAGCAACAATCATAGCTCCTTATAGAATCGTGGTGCGGCGCGCAGTCTAGTCGGAGGATGGGGTCCCGTTCTTTGGATGGCGTTTTATGGCGCGAGGTGGAATCGTTTCCATTTTGGCAGGCCGCTCATCTATAATCCGTCCGAAACCCGTTCCACCAGAAAAAGCTTTGCAGCACGCCGTAGCTTTCCATAGGAGATTAACAGTGAACTCTCGACGCAGGCGCTTCCTGCCCATGACCGGCTTTTCCAAGCTCTCCGCTATGGCCATCGTAGCCGTGGCCATGCTGTCCGTACTTCCCTGCTTTGCACAGTCGCCGGAGGAAGTTGCCAAGCTCACCCAGGCTTTGCCCGCGAACACGAGGACGGTGGTCGACCGGTTGGACGAACTCAACGAGCTGCCTCTGGCGAGTTGGCGCTTTCATTCGGGGGATGTCCCGCATGGCGAGGCGACGACGCTCGATGATTCCAGCTGGCAGCTAGTGGAGCCGAAGAGCAACGCGGCCAAAGATGCGGCATGGTATCGCAAGGAAGTCGAGGTGCCGAAGACGCTCCACGGCTACGACCTGACAGGAACGCGGATCTGGTTTCAGTTCCATGCCTATGCCAACGGGCCGATGCCGCAGATCATCTACTTCAACGGGCGGCGGGTTGCGATGGGCGACGATCTTGAACCGATTGTGCTCTTCGACGACGCGAAGCCCGGGGACAAGATCCTGATTGCGGTGAAGCTGCTGCAGACGGTCGACGATAAGCGTTTCGGAGGAGCGGATGCCCGGATCGACTTTGCTGCCAGCCGGCCCAATCCTGAAGATCTGCGTAAGGAATTCTTGTCAGCCGCGGTGCTGCTGCCTTCGCTGGCGCCGGGGTCTTCGACGCAGATCGATACGCTGACGAAAGCGATGGAGAGCGTCGATCTGAAATCGCTTGCTGCTGCGGACCAGAAGACGTTCGATGCGTCGCTGGTGAGCGCACAGAGTCAGATGGAGACGCTTCGCCCGCTCCTGCAGCAGACGACGCTGCATTTGACGGGTAACTCCCACATCGACGCCGCGTGGCTGTGGCCGTGGACGGAGACGGTCGATGCGGTCAAGCGCACGTTCGGTACAGCGGCGCAGTTGATGAACGAATATCCGAGCTATACCTACACGCAGTCCGCCGCGCAGTACAACCAGTGGATGGCAGACAAGTATCCTGCCTTGAACGACCAGATCAAACAGCGGCTCGCGGAGGGGCGTTGGGAAATTGTGGGCGGCATGTGGATCGAGCCAGACCTGAACATGCCGGATGGCGAGTCTCTAGTTCGCCAACTGCTGGTGGGACAAGCGACCTTCAAGAAGCTTTATGGAGTTACTACGCGCATCGGATGGAATCCAGATTCGTTCGGCTATAACTGGCAGTTACCGCAGATCTACAAACGGTCGGGATTGGATTATTTCGTCACTCAGAAGATGACCTGGAACGATACCAACCAGCTACCTTTCAAGCTGTTCTGGTGGGAGTCGCCGGATGGCAGCAAGGTGCTGACTTACTTTCCGCATGACTACGCTAACAACAATCTCAATCCTGTGAGGCTGTCGGCAGATCTGGCGACGGCGCGGGAACGCTCCCCGGGCATGACCGAAATGATGGACCTCTACGGCATCGGCGATCATGGCGGAGGCCCGACTCGCTCGGTGTTAGACGAAGGACTGCATTGGATGGAGCCCGGCAAGGTCGTGCCTAAGATGGAGTTCGGCACGGCGCAGCCATTTTTCTCGAAGGTGGAGAAGCAGATCAACCCCGACTCGCCGACCTGGAATTATGTCTCGATCGCCAAGGGAGATACCAAGCTACCTGCACCGGCGGCAGGACAAATGTCGATTCCTACCTGGAAGGACGAGCTTTATTTTGAATATCACCGTGGCGTGATGACCACCCAGGCCGACCACAAACGCAACATGCGGGAGAGCGAAGAGTGGCTGCTGAATGCGGAGAAATATTCTTCGCTGGCGTGGCTTGACGGACGTCCTTATCCGGCGGCTGAATTGACAGATGCGTGGAAGCAAGTGCTCTTCAACCAGTTCCACGACTTAGCTGCGGGATCCGGTATCGGTATCATCTACAAGGAAGCGCAACGCGACTATGATCGTGTGCGCTGGACGGCCAATGAGACCTCTCACGGAGCCCTCGAGACCCTCGAGGCCAAGGTGGATACGCGGACGAAGGCGGGTGTTCCGGTATTTGTCTTCAACTCATTAGCGTGGGAGCGATCGGGCGAGGTCGCGGTCGACGTGGAACTGCCTTCAAGTGCCGAGTCGCTTTCGGTGCTGGATAACCATGGCAAGGTGTTGCCCTCCAAAGTCATCTCGCACGAGCCTGGGACGAATCGCTATCACGTAATGGTCCAGGCAGGGATGGTCCCGTCGATCGGTTATAAGGTGCTGCAAGTAGTGCCTGGAACGCGCTCGTTCGACAGCGACCTGAAGGCGAACGGCACGACCATCGAGAACTCCGCGCTACGGGTGACGGTGGATCCGCAGACAGGCTGCATTACATCCATCTTCGACAAGAAAGCTAACTTCGAGACGCTTGCGGCCGGCGCTTGCGGCAACGAGTTACAAGCCTTCAAGGACACTCCGAAGGACTATGACGCCTGGAACATCGATCCAGGAACACTCGATCAGCCGCCGACACTGATCCATGCTGTCGATTCGGTGAAGGTGGTGGAGAGCGGCCCGATGCGCGCTTCGATCCAAGTAGCGCGGACCTGGCAGAGTTCGAAGTTCGTTCAGGAGATTTCTCTAGACGCCGGAGGTGATGAGGTCAAGGTCACAAACGACATCGACTGGCACGAGACGCACGTTCTGTTGAAGGCGGCGTTCCCAGTGGCGGCGACCAGCGACAACGCGACTTATGAGATACCTTATGGAACGATCAGCCGCCCGACGACTCGTAACAACAGCTGGGAGAAGGCGAAGTTCGAAGTGCCGGCGCTTCGCTGGGGGGACCTGGGGAATGCGCAGCAGGGGCTAAGTCTGATCAATGAAAGCAAGTACGGCTATGACGCGGTGGGGAATGTTCTACGGCTCTCGCTGTTGCGTTCGCCGGTCTGGCCGGATCCGGATGCGGACCGCGAGCATCACCACTTCGTGTACGCTCTCTATCCGCATAGCGGCGATTGGAAGCAGGCGTTCACGGAGCGGCGCGGTTATGAGCTGAACTATAAGCTGACTGCGATTCAAGTGCCCACGCACAGCGGCCAAATGCCGGCGGAGCATTCTTTCTTCGGCGTGCATGGCGACAATGTGGTGCTCACGGCAATCAAGAAGACCGAGGACGGTAATGGGCTGCTCTTCCGGTTCTTTGAGTGGGCCGGCAAGGACGGGCAGGTTACGCTTCATGTGCCTGATGGCGCGACGAGCGCCACGGTCACGAACCTGATGGAGACACCGGAGGGATCTCCGCTGACAGTAAGTGGCGGTGATGTGACGGTGCCAGTGACTCCTTACCAGATACAGACTGTGCGGGTCGACTATCCTGCGCAGCAGTCAGCAGGAAGCGGCCAGTAGCTGGCAAGTAGAAGCGTCGAGCGCGGCAGGTCATCCATTAGCCTTTGGGACCTGTCGCGGGCGTCGAAGTCCGTTCGCCTCATTTGCAACACAAATTGCGTCTTCACGCTATAGTGACTGTTTTGTCTGCCTTAATGCGCGGCGTTCTTGATGTTAATCACATCGCTTGCTTGCGCGGCGGTTGCTTCACTGGCCTCGCGCTGCAGCTTTCCGTAGGTCTCTATTTCTTCGCGGGCCTCTGAAGACTTGCCAAGGGCTTTGTACGCTTTGGAGAGAAGGTAGTGGATCGACGGCTCGTTCGGGCTATCCTTCTCGGCGAGGAGCAGATCATCTATGGACTTTTCGGGCTGCCCGAGCTTGATCAGCGCACTTGCGCGATCGACTCGGGCCTGCATCAGGCTGCCGCAGAGCTCGACCGCCTTGTTTAAGTGAGGTAGAGCCTGATCGGCCGGCTGGTTCGCCGAGAGAATGGTATTTCCCAACTTCCACTGCGTTGTGCAGTTCTCCGGATCATTTTGTAACTCGGCTTCAAACTCGGTCCGGGCGGAATCCCACTTACCCTCCAGCCAGAAAGCATTGCCGAGATGATAGTGTGTGCCTGGTTGGCTGGGAGCTGCTTGAACTGCCTTGTTATACTCTGCCAACGCGCCGTCGTAGTTCCGCATGCTCTCGTCTATCTCGCCGGCAACCTCATGAGCAGTTACGGAGTTAGGATCGATGGCATTGATCTTTCCCAGCGAATCTTCCGAGAGCTGAAGATAGGTCTTGCCGAGGAGATACCAGGCCTGCTGGTCGTGTGGATTACGGGCGAGATAAGTGCGTAGCCGCCCGGTGGCCTCTTCCTTTTGGCCGGTGGCGATCAGCAGACGGGCGAGCGCCATCTCTGCATTATCGTCGGCGGGGTTAGCGGCGAGCGCTTTTTCGAGTGCGGCTTTCGCTTCGTCATTCTTGCCAAGATGGAATTCGCTGATTCCGAGCATTGCTTGCGCGGTGTTCATAGCCGGATCGACGGCCAATCCTTTCTCGAGGACTTCGGCCGCCTGGGCGTAGTTATGCTGGTTGAAATACAGCATGCCGAGATTGTTGTAGGCCGGGGCCAGATGGGGAGCGAGCTTTAGCATTTTC includes these proteins:
- a CDS encoding alpha-mannosidase; its protein translation is MNSRRRRFLPMTGFSKLSAMAIVAVAMLSVLPCFAQSPEEVAKLTQALPANTRTVVDRLDELNELPLASWRFHSGDVPHGEATTLDDSSWQLVEPKSNAAKDAAWYRKEVEVPKTLHGYDLTGTRIWFQFHAYANGPMPQIIYFNGRRVAMGDDLEPIVLFDDAKPGDKILIAVKLLQTVDDKRFGGADARIDFAASRPNPEDLRKEFLSAAVLLPSLAPGSSTQIDTLTKAMESVDLKSLAAADQKTFDASLVSAQSQMETLRPLLQQTTLHLTGNSHIDAAWLWPWTETVDAVKRTFGTAAQLMNEYPSYTYTQSAAQYNQWMADKYPALNDQIKQRLAEGRWEIVGGMWIEPDLNMPDGESLVRQLLVGQATFKKLYGVTTRIGWNPDSFGYNWQLPQIYKRSGLDYFVTQKMTWNDTNQLPFKLFWWESPDGSKVLTYFPHDYANNNLNPVRLSADLATARERSPGMTEMMDLYGIGDHGGGPTRSVLDEGLHWMEPGKVVPKMEFGTAQPFFSKVEKQINPDSPTWNYVSIAKGDTKLPAPAAGQMSIPTWKDELYFEYHRGVMTTQADHKRNMRESEEWLLNAEKYSSLAWLDGRPYPAAELTDAWKQVLFNQFHDLAAGSGIGIIYKEAQRDYDRVRWTANETSHGALETLEAKVDTRTKAGVPVFVFNSLAWERSGEVAVDVELPSSAESLSVLDNHGKVLPSKVISHEPGTNRYHVMVQAGMVPSIGYKVLQVVPGTRSFDSDLKANGTTIENSALRVTVDPQTGCITSIFDKKANFETLAAGACGNELQAFKDTPKDYDAWNIDPGTLDQPPTLIHAVDSVKVVESGPMRASIQVARTWQSSKFVQEISLDAGGDEVKVTNDIDWHETHVLLKAAFPVAATSDNATYEIPYGTISRPTTRNNSWEKAKFEVPALRWGDLGNAQQGLSLINESKYGYDAVGNVLRLSLLRSPVWPDPDADREHHHFVYALYPHSGDWKQAFTERRGYELNYKLTAIQVPTHSGQMPAEHSFFGVHGDNVVLTAIKKTEDGNGLLFRFFEWAGKDGQVTLHVPDGATSATVTNLMETPEGSPLTVSGGDVTVPVTPYQIQTVRVDYPAQQSAGSGQ
- a CDS encoding tetratricopeptide repeat protein yields the protein MSPFRISSFGSRSMRASLALVLITATPAFLCKKAAAQDPSDEVTPEVQQLYAEAKAAQKSGDIQTAIAHYQKMLKLAPHLAPAYNNLGMLYFNQHNYAQAAEVLEKGLAVDPAMNTAQAMLGISEFHLGKNDEAKAALEKALAANPADDNAEMALARLLIATGQKEEATGRLRTYLARNPHDQQAWYLLGKTYLQLSEDSLGKINAIDPNSVTAHEVAGEIDESMRNYDGALAEYNKAVQAAPSQPGTHYHLGNAFWLEGKWDSARTEFEAELQNDPENCTTQWKLGNTILSANQPADQALPHLNKAVELCGSLMQARVDRASALIKLGQPEKSIDDLLLAEKDSPNEPSIHYLLSKAYKALGKSSEAREEIETYGKLQREASEATAAQASDVINIKNAAH
- a CDS encoding cytochrome c3 family protein, whose amino-acid sequence is MQGVSVDQCRLAICLLPLLFRALLPGAQAASQSATPVREADAACGRCHQSIFRSYLTTPMANASGLAGERLIPGVFLHSPSAVEYQVSSDGHSAWLSYRKPGSDGLNGREQLEYFLGSGHLGITYLYSKNQYLLESPVAYYPATDSYAMKPGLERVTRLPDALPVDSGCLRCHMSAAQPVDPGTENRYRGLPFLHTGITCESCHGDSTRHVATSGVAAVVNPIKLEAEKRDSICIACHLEGATNVQHRGRSALDYQPGQDIADYISYFAYERENTTERGVSEIEQFTSSKCKQASGSAMSCMNCHDPHRSPAPAERVDYYRAKCLTCHTAARYASTHFPDRRDCTSCHMPKTSAQNIAHVAWTDHRIRRQPGQDNLLSSFDDRPRELVPILPAGTSPRNVALAYYDLTVNGNPAEKKRALALLTAAAQASPDDPAVLQALAILAESDGDSSRATSLYRHVLKQDPDSLPSTTNLGTLLAKSGDLAAAASLWRPAFERNQDVLALGQNLATIECLLGEKSRAISVWTTVLQYSPDAPGARRKLNAIQTGQQQCIPEHPQLKLENP